In one Cyprinus carpio isolate SPL01 chromosome B2, ASM1834038v1, whole genome shotgun sequence genomic region, the following are encoded:
- the LOC122136317 gene encoding C-C motif chemokine 21a-like, whose product MANSCDQFEHEQNLCADVRFPPPLILLSKLVRAVRPEDLNKMMLIFTACVFWIVFGSFNGRPVSCCLKIRCRKIPFDKVLNYRIQTTALCPINAVVIQTVSGKRLCCDPFSDWTKRVMWKVDEAKKKAREQDPVPAERASTAGSRRRADPVTAIKLPLNSQWNRVTARQKSKGKAKDNHKWVS is encoded by the exons ATGGCAAATTCATGTGACCAGTTTGAACACGAGCAAAATCTGTGT GCAGATGTGCGGTTTCCTCCTCCTTTAATACTATTGTCCAAGTTGGTCAGAGCAGTTCGGCCAGAAGACTTGAACAAGATGATGCTGATTTTCACGGCTTGTGTTTTTTGGATCGTTTTCGGGTCCTTCA ATGGACGTCCAGTGAGCTGTTGCCTCAAAATAAGATGCAGAAAAATACCTTTTGACAAAGTGTTGAATTACAGAATACAAACTACAGCACTGTGTCCTATAAATGCAGTTGT GATCCAGACTGTATCTGGGAAAAGACTCTGTTGCGATCCTTTCAGCGACTGGACAAAGAGAGTCATGTGGAAGGTGGATGAAGCAAAGAAGAAGGCCAGAGAGCAGGATCCTGTACCTGCAGAAAGAGCATCAACGGCTGGGAGCAGACGAAGGGCAGATCCAGTAACAGCAATAAAGTTGCCACTAAATAGCCAATGGAACAGAGTAACAGCAAGACAGAAGAGTAAAGGTAAAGCTAAAGACAACCACAAATGGGTCTCATAA